A single region of the Lycium barbarum isolate Lr01 chromosome 2, ASM1917538v2, whole genome shotgun sequence genome encodes:
- the LOC132628663 gene encoding uncharacterized protein LOC132628663 has translation MILWKQLQVEDKVELDDLMWYDLIDDLFVDANKTELVPQFVESRVLGEDITQIESEHNFFCCSSHVSSLPQCGERGKRDKLSEQIQENLRKDESCSYANKLTLSCFSLLSPFMQNIEDELCVKDDDSSLEEDNLMSQGFKVWDNPLWDDTKHEFTVHFCPLWDSNEGSKGDEVSNEDIETHEAFGAVDIEKVELGAECSSSSVEKDKCSHVFNFTISLSCFLDPYLQVHSKPLHKKITFDPYHDHGILNGQCQDSRTNLL, from the exons ATGATATTGTGGAAACAATTGCAAGTAGAAGACAAAGTTGAGCTTGATGATCTCATGTGGTATGACCTTATCGATGATCTATTTGTAGATGCAAACAAAACTGAACTTGTACCACAATTTGTTGAATCAAGGGTTTTAGGTGAAGATATAACTCAAATTGAGAGTGAACATaactttttttgttgttcttctcACGTGAGCAGTCTGCCACAATGTGGTGAACGTGGGAAACGAGATAAGTTGAgtgaacaaatccaagagaattTGAGAAAGGATGAATCTTGTTCATATGCTAATaaactaactctttcttgttttagtcttttatctcctttcatgcagaacattgaggatgaactttgtgtaaaggatgatgacagctcacttgaagaagacaatctcatgagtcaaggttttaaagtgtgggataacccattatgggatgatactaaacatgagtttactgtacatttttgtccactttgggattccaatgaaggaagcaaaggtgatgaagtttccaatgaagacattgagacacatgaagcttttggtgccgtagatattgagaaagttgagctaggtgcagaatgtagtagctcaagtgtggaaaaggacaagtgctcacatgttttcaacttcacaatatctttatcttgttttctagatccttatttgcaggttcattccaagccacttcacaagaaaataacttttgatccatatcatgaccatggtatattgaatg GTCAATGTCAAGATTCGCggacgaatcttctttaa